A window of the Salvelinus namaycush isolate Seneca unplaced genomic scaffold, SaNama_1.0 Scaffold94, whole genome shotgun sequence genome harbors these coding sequences:
- the LOC120043485 gene encoding uncharacterized protein LOC120043485 codes for MGSLKQIKTEFLHCESGKKEAVEFLSQIKEIVLKHRNSKIPLAKPKSYELRIGGLEDTVHAGDGEQLEVWKDCYLPERMEMVVIGALDDFRCSAAGWQLVLLLCEDGNVYAYEFEVLHLVARSLEDLFKSGAEFPGLEKFRFGECFEELTEEEMEKEMQCDEIKKIDDEHIQFRRRLEIEMLEDLKAIKQSETIVTELPTTKGPSSGSPSVAEMACEFRTLAAESGWNDEALQGAFRNALTETLKDELVSREEPEGLDKLISLTIDNRLPQPG; via the exons ATGGG GTCGTTAAAGCAGATAAAGACTGAGTTTCTTCACTGTGAGAGTGGGAAAAAAG AAGCTGTAGAATTCCTCAGCCAAATCAAAGAGATTGTGTTGAAACATCGCAACAGCAAGATTCCTCTTGCAAAGCCGAAAAGTTACGAGTTGAGAATCGGGGGTCTGGAGGACACTGTCCACGCTGGAGATGGTGAACAGTTAGAAGTTTGGAAAGACTGCTACCTTCCAGAGAGAATGGAGATGGTGGTCATTGGTGCCCTGGATGACTTCCGATGTTCGGCAGCAGGATGGCAGCTGGTTCTCCTGTTATGTGAAGATGGCAATGTCTACGCCTACGAGTTTGAAGTTCTACACCTGGTTGCCAGAAGCTTGGAGGATCTCTTTAAATCTGGAGCGGAGTTCCCAGGACTGGAGAAATTCAGATTTGGAGAATGCTTTGAGGAATTG ACtgaggaagagatggagaaagagatgcAATGTGATGAAATCAAGAAAATCGATGATGAGCATATTCAGTTCCGAAGAAGATTGGAGATTGAGATGCTGGAGGATCTCAAAGCAATCAAGCAATCTGAG acgatcgtgacagaactacccaccaccaaaggaccaagcagcg GATCTccgagtgtggctgaaatggcaTGTGAGTTCCGCACCCTCGCCGCAGAGAGCGGCTGGAATGACGAGGCCCTTCAGGGAGCATTCCGGAACGCACTCACTGAGACCCTTAAGGATGAGTTGGTATCCAGAGAGGAGCCTGAGGGACTGGACAAACTAATTTCTCTCACTATTGACAATCGTCTCC CTCAGCCTGGCTGA